The following nucleotide sequence is from Coffea eugenioides isolate CCC68of chromosome 3, Ceug_1.0, whole genome shotgun sequence.
ttgtaaaggtcatgatcttatattttatagaaaaaagtttaattaatgcggaacatatatattaaaaattgtgctacttatttcaaacttttattgattttgaattcttttaatttttttcttttatcttatGTTCTCTTcacatgcttgtttcttggtgggaaacctttttttagaaaattttttttattaaatcttagatgaatatgtaaaatataaaattaaatttatataaatcatttttttaaaaaatattaaatgataaatggggCCGGGCGGGTACTCACTGACCTGACCCTATCTTAGTGAATACCCTATAATCGAGTACCCACTGATATGCGAGACGGGTAAGGGTCAAAAAATGACTGACCCATAAGATGCGGGTCGGGTCAACCAAATGATGAATAGGACGGGTATCCGACCCGCGCCCACCCCTAGTAATCGAGCTTTGCATAATAATGCTCCAATAATTAAAGAAGGCAAGTCGTACACTCCATCACTAGTGAGATTACAGTATGGTGCGTAAATACACAATAATTAGGAGAAAATGCGTgtgtgtgattttttttttagggttaaaaataaaaaaagtctCATGTGGTATacctaatacacaaaaaaacctcttgtggtttcaaaacatataaaacgacacctcatgttttgaactaaattataaactAACAAAATTCGTTAAAATTAACGAAAATGACGGTCTCGACTGTTAAACTTATCGGATTTCGTTAAATTTACCGGAtttcgttaagtttaacgaattctgttagtttataatatagttcaaaatatgaggtgtcgtttttgtatgttttgaaactacAGAGGAATTTTTTATGTATTAGATGTACAACAGGggttttttatgtttttaaccattttttttattataacgATAACATTTATATAATTTAACCTATTCTATTTTACAGAGAATGGGAGTCTAAAGAGATTGTATAAAGAACTATCAGATTTACGGATCCGACTAAATCAAAGAAAACCGACTAGACCCGACAGACCCGAAAGTGTGtgtgatcttttttttttccgaaagtGCGTGTGATCAATCAttgttttttggtttttgttatttttcatgcACACAACTTTATCATCTTCTCTATCATAtccatcattttttcttttttaaaaggAAGAAGACAGTGCAAATTTACTAAAATGAAAAAGGAGTAAATGTGGACTCGACTGATTCGTGACTGCAAATGCCCAAGGGATGACGCTAGTCCCATTCTTGCCTTGAAAAGCCCCAATCGGCCCCCTTTGATTTCAACAAATATGAAATCCTGTTCCTGCCGGCAGTTACTTTTACGTCGTCTAGTCATTTTCGTTGCGCTTGGATGATATAATACTCTTAATCAAAGAAGGTTGCCCTACACTCCATTGTTGTTGAGatgataataataacaatagCCACTTGTCCAAGCCCAACCCAATCCCGAACCAGAGTAGACTTTCAGTCCCATTCTTTATCTGGCCTTTTAATTTAGACGATCAAGGCCCAGACTAAGTCAAGCCTGAGAGAGTTAAAgcatttcttttttccctctctttaaCACATTTCCTCAAATTTCTCCATTGAAACTTCAACGAATTGTCGATTCTAGCAAATAATTGGTCATCCTGCGCCAGCCAACGTTTACTTTTGTAAAGAGAAAACAACataataagaaaattttgatgcCATCATTTCTATACTGTTAAtcagaaaaaggaaattttcttgctttttaCATTAACTTTAATAACTACAACAAAGCTGTAAATCTGCAGTTATGGCTGAGAATCTTAATCCGACAAAGTTGGAATACTATGAAGAAATGTGGAAGCTTCAATCTAATGCAACTCTCCTCTCTTCATTCCAGGTTAGTTTAATACTTGCTCATATCAGTCAGTGATGGCTAGAAACACACAGTCCACGCACTGAAACTTGATACTACTGCTAAACAAGTTAACATGTATGATAATCATGGACAATCTAGTAAGAGGTTGACgggttttgtttatttttggaAATGATTATCGGGTTCAATCCAATTTGGTAGGGTGAGGATGGTAAACAAGTGTTAATATTGGACTCCACCATTTTTCATCCACAAGGCGGTGGCCAACCTGCAGATACTGGTTTCATTTTCAATTCTGACTTCAAGTTTTCTGTTCAAGGCGTTCGATCGAAGGACAAAATAGTatgctttttcaattttagattttaCTTGTTATCCCCTCAGATTGCTATGTTGGtcaagtttaaattttttttcttttttattgctttatctgtCTCCTTCCTTATCAAAGTTATTGCTTGCTTGAAAATTAAAAGGTGTACCATTATGGTTTCTTCGAGAACTCTGAAAATGCGGTGTTGGAATCGAAAATTGAAAAAGGAGCTGAAGTGTTATTGCAGGTTGATGGAGAAAGGCGAAAGCTCAATTCCAGGTATGCCACCGTCGGGAATTAATCCCAGTCCTTTTGACCCTTTGTATGATAAGTTGGTTGCTGTGATATCTGATGTTTgtatgctttttctttttctgatcCAGGGTTATTTACTCAAAACATTGTTTTTTTGCATTGAAAATTAGATAAATTTTTATATCTTTGGAAGATCAACTTTCTTTGTTGAAAGTTAGATGCATATATGATAATTATTGTGTGTGCCATTTTTAGTGGATCGACTTCATTCagtcaaaagggaaaaaacatTCTCTTCTTCCATTCTCACGATGGCTCAGCAAATATAATCTCCCCACCATGAATGAATAAATAATCGAATTGCACTTGTGGACTTTCCCATATGTACTTGGTTGGGAGTTTCTCTAAAAAATTTTACAGGTTGATTGATCAGACTTTGGGTAAAGGAGTTAAAGCTGCTGTCTGTAGCACTTATAATGAGAAGGCAATATCCTTCACAGGTTTCAAAGttttgattgatgattaaagaTCCAAAAAACTAGCATTCCAATTTGCTTGCTTATGATTTGTGCTTCTTTTTTAATCCCTAGTGACTATCATTATATTTGTTTTGAATGCTTTACGTATCAATATTTTGGTGTCTGCTCATTCAAGGACTACTGCACTTTTGCTGTATATGTTGGATCACTATAAAAAGTGGAGCATGTGTGTAGGTGAGAATTGGCATAAGATGCTCCGATTTCAGGTCTCTTCTATGGTTATGGTGATAAAGGAATAAGATGCTCTGATAATTTTTGGCTGAATGAAGTCCATTTGATCTTCAAAACATGTACTGCACTAGTCATGGAAAactaagaaatccatcaatttttatttgattttttaaaagaaaGTGCAATGTGGAATTCAAATCCAATCCAGGAAATGGCTGCAGACTAGGTTGTACGCAGATCTTTTACACGTTGCTTAATCTAATTCTTTCTTTACTTGTTTGCATCTGAGAAATTGGACTATTAGACAGTAGTTTTGAATAGCTTTGATAGCTACAATCTTCAGCTTTTCAATATGATTGTTTGCAATATCCTGCTGAATTTGGAGTTATTGTTACTACTGTTTTGGTATTCTTTGTAGCcatggtttatttttttaagccaATAGAACTTTTTCAGGTTACATTCAGCTGGGCATCTTCTGGATGCATGTACAGCAATTGTGGGATTAGGTCCTTTAGTGCCTGGCAAAGGTTACCACTTCCCTGATGGGTATGGATTTGGATCACATAGATGAACTTAAGGCTTATGCTTATTGTGTGGCATATAAATGCTGAATCTGCATGAATGTATTGTGTCTGCTATTTCAGGAAGTTTGTACATATGTTGGCTTTCTTCTATCGCATGCATCCATTTTACGTTTCTCCGAGGCATTGATATCTCATAAGAGTGAGCTTGATATGAGAGGGAAGAATTAACTGGCAGCATATGATACTGGAAAAGGAACTATAAAATCATTGAGGGGCTATCATTGTCATTAAGATGTTCCAATCATGTTTTGATCCTCCATACTCCTAATCATATAACCATGTGGACGATTAACAGTGTGGCCACATCAAAATGTCGAACATACTATTCTTGTCTCTTAGTTGTGGCCGACAATGTAGAGAATTCCAAATTGACAAACAGCAAAAGCTAGAGGACGAAAAATAAGCTCATTTCCAAGTTGTCACGACATGTTCTTTATCTGTGTTTCAAGAGCATACTTAATCTGTTCACCCAACGAGCTTCCATTTTTTTGACCTTACCGCAGCATGATGTGTTGTCCATTGATCTAAAAGGAATCACCCCCGTGCAATCAATGATATTTTGTTTTTCAGGTCTCTGGAACACTTCCATGCATCAATTACCCTTAACTTGGTTGTTCTGTGACCGAAAAACATTTTAATGATCATGTAAATGTCCAGTTTTATTGCTTATTTGCCTTAGCAGGGtgccattttaaatttttgtcagGCCGTATGTGGAATATAAAGGAACAGTTCCACAGAACGAATTGCAGAGTAAGCAGCAGCAATTAGAGCTAGAAGCTAACAACTTGATTGCCAAGGGTGGGAAAgtaagttttctttttctttcgtcTTGAACCAGAAAAGTGAATAACCATGTTTGTAAACACTGCATATGACTTTCAGGTTTTTGCTTCAGTTTTACCATACAATGAAGCTGCTGCGCTGTGCGATGGCTGCCTCCCTGACTACATCCCCAAGGTAAGCTTCTATTGTTGCATATAGGTTACCTGCAACCAACTACTTTCCCTATATCAGTATTTCAGCATATGAGCTATAAAATTTTTGTCTGAACCCTTCTAAGAAAAACTTTTACAACAACTAAAATGAAACTTCAGTAATGGACAAATTTGGTGAATATTCTCTTAGGTCGATGAATCATTTACAATGTAATTGGAATCCTTTCTGTGTGTGTCATAGTCAAACGCTATCATTGAGATATCAATGCACTCATGACATATTTCTGTTATCTGATAAAGATGCTGTATTGGTAAAAGATCCAAACTCCAAAACGCTGTCAAACCATGTGGTCCATGGATCCTGGGGATCTATGATTTGCTGGTTGTGTGCAGCCTTATTTTTCAAGGAGATGGTATTTTCGTTGGACACACAAGTAAGAAAGCAAAGGAGAGATAGATGACTAAAATATTGGCTGACTAGTATTATCTTTTCTTATTACCTTCATCAATGACTTTCCTGTCTCTGTTTGGGCAGATTTCGTACCATAACCCTTTCCAGTACCAAAGGTACTATTTATCATATTCTTGCACTTTACAATCATGCAGGGAAGCAATCCTCGAATTATTAAGTTAGGAGAACAGCCTGGATGTCCCTGTGGCGGCACACATGTTTCTGACATTTCAGAAATATTGGGCGTGAAGGTACTTGTATCGATTTAATCCGGACGGTTAGTTCAATATATTATGATTTAGGAAGGCCTAAGTTCTTGTGCAATCACCAATTCTTTCTCATCCAGGTTTCTCAAATTCGAGTGAAGAAGGGGATGACTAAAGTTTTCTACAATGTTGAGCCCTAGGAAACGTTGGTGGCCTACCAGTAGCTTTTGGAATCTGAAGGTGACATTGGTTATTCAGAAGATAAATATTGAATAATCAGGGATGGCATCATTATAAGTTCAGCTTAAGTGAGCATTTTGCAATGTCAGTATTAACTGGGGGTATTTATTTGCTTGATTATATTCAAGAACAGTTACGCTTGAACCAACTTGCTGGTCGGCAATGTGCCTGGTCAAATAATACCACGACGTGCTTCATTTCTCTTTTGCTTGTTCTTCTGCTTCTGCTTCAAAGTTTGCTGCTTTTTGGGGCATATACTGCCAATGGGGGTTTTGGAGCCACTTTGAAAGGTAGCTTTTTTGTCTACTTTATTCAATAAGCACATCAATCACCTTCCGATGGAGCTTGAAATGAATGAACTGGGGTCTTCAAGGTACTATGCATGATAGCCATAAGACAGCTATTCCAGTGGTTTTAATTACCATTCATCCTGCAGAGGCTTACAGATTTGTCCATATACTAACCTATGGACCCTGAAACGATCTAAATTGAGGCTCTGGGCTCCTTCACTGTCCTCATCTGTGTCCCTACCATATATCGGCGATGTAAATTGGCTGCTACTCCCCTCCGCTACAAAAACTTGTTGtttacatgaaatgaaatggaTATTTTGTGGATGGAAAATTAGGATAATCTGAAAGGTCCACAAACCGAAAATTTCTTCCAGATAAGCAAGCAGTCCTCAGTGCCTCCAATTTCACTTTTTGttctctctgtttttgtttCATGATATCGAAAATATAAGCAGCCATATTTGTTATAGTAGTTTTTTACGTTCAAATACAAACACTAAACTCTGCTGGAGAtggaatagaaaagaaaatgatatgaCTATGCATTGTCCAATTATGCTGAAGTAGTAACTTTTTGTTACGAATACAGTTTGTTTCCCTATCAAGGGAAGGGACTTGCGACCGCCACAACACTCTTATCTAAACAGCTTCTCTACACCATGAAAAGCCCCAATAAAATCGCCAATACTATAACATGCTAGAATAGACACGCTAATATGATTTAGGTCCTATTTGATaattcaatatttaaatttaatgtaTTCAATTCATAACATCTTTAGACGCGTTTGATAACAAGAAATAGAACGtttaaaaaagtaatttaattttttttagataaAACTTGcttaaaaaataagtgataagtaaTTCAattat
It contains:
- the LOC113765286 gene encoding uncharacterized protein LOC113765286 isoform X1, with protein sequence MAENLNPTKLEYYEEMWKLQSNATLLSSFQGEDGKQVLILDSTIFHPQGGGQPADTGFIFNSDFKFSVQGVRSKDKIVYHYGFFENSENAVLESKIEKGAEVLLQVDGERRKLNSRLHSAGHLLDACTAIVGLGPLVPGKGYHFPDGPYVEYKGTVPQNELQSKQQQLELEANNLIAKGGKVFASVLPYNEAAALCDGCLPDYIPKGSNPRIIKLGEQPGCPCGGTHVSDISEILGVKVSQIRVKKGMTKVFYNVEP
- the LOC113765286 gene encoding uncharacterized protein LOC113765286 isoform X2 gives rise to the protein MAENLNPTKLEYYEEMWKLQSNATLLSSFQVYHYGFFENSENAVLESKIEKGAEVLLQVDGERRKLNSRLHSAGHLLDACTAIVGLGPLVPGKGYHFPDGPYVEYKGTVPQNELQSKQQQLELEANNLIAKGGKVFASVLPYNEAAALCDGCLPDYIPKGSNPRIIKLGEQPGCPCGGTHVSDISEILGVKVSQIRVKKGMTKVFYNVEP